The DNA region TAGAAGAAGCAGGAAAAGCTATGGATGAAGCTGTTGACGCAACAGATAACGCTATTAAAGAAACAGGAGATGCCATTAAAGAAGCTGGCGATGCCGTTGAAAATAAAGCTAAAGAATTAGAAGAATAATTCTATTTTTTGCAAACTTTAAAATTAACCAGTGAAAATATTCACTGGTTTTTTTATTTAAACACGAACCTCACCCCTTTATTATTGAACATTGAACCCATTTGATTCTCGTAAAATAAAAAAGCCAAAAACTAAGTTTTCGGCTTTTTTATTTTACTTGATTACTGGTCTTAAAAACTAAAACCAAGGCTTTTTGCCCACTTGATATGTATTATAAAAATCAGCATCTGATTTTGTTAAATAGATAATTCCTTCAATAAACCCTATGATACTTGCTACACCACAAGTAAGTATGGTTGCAATTAATAAAATAACGCCTTCTTTGTTGTAACCTAACACAAACTTGTGTATACCCAGTCCTCCAAAAAGAATCCCTAAAACTCCGGCTAAAATTTTCTTGTTATCAGTAGAATCAAATGTTTGTTTGGCATTACTAGCAAACTCTGCTGCGGTTTCTTTAGCTTCGTTGGCTGCTTTTTTTGCACCTTCTTTGGCGTCGCCCAACATATCGTTTAGGTCGTCGCCCAGATTTTTTTCATCAGACATAAAAATATTTTTATTGGTTAGTAAATTGATTATAAATGTAGTAAAAAATCAGTTTGCTTTATAAACCTATAAACAATAAAATAATCTTCAACCGAAAACACGATAGCTACCTAAACAACATGATAATGCCACCCAAGGCTGTAACCAAAAACACAAAACGCCTGTAGTGGGTGTTTGAAATCAACCTAACAATTCTTGCTCCCAAGAAAAAACCAACAATTACTAAGGGGATAAGTACTGAATTAAGCACCAAAGTTTCGGTAGTAACGGTTTTCCACACCAAAATATGAAAGGGCAGTTTAAATACATTGATTATAAAAAACAACCAAGCTGCCGTGCCAATAAATTGATTCTTCGGAAATCGCATGGCCAAAAAATAGATATTGGAAATGGGCCCCGCTAAATTCCCGATCATGGTGGTAAAGCCCGCCAAAAACCCCATAATAATTCCGAACCATTTGCTGGTGGGCACTTTGGGCGAAGAGCGCCTTTCGGTATAAAACATAATAAACACCGAAACGATAATGATAACGGCCATCATGCGTTTAAAAAGCAACTCCGAAATATCGTTACCTACCCACACGCCAACGAGTACCCCGACAATCATCCAGGGAATTAGTTTTTTAATGATATCCCATTTTACATGTTTGAAATAATAGGTGACTGCAAAAATATCGGCAGCGATAAGCATGGGCAGCAACACACCCGTGGACGCTTTTTCACCAAACACAAAAGCCAAAATAACCACGATGATAATACCGATGCCTTTAATACCCGACTTCGATAAGCCCAAAAGGAAAACGGCAAAACCAATGGCCAACCATTGCCAAACCGACAAGTGAAAAGATTGTAAAATTTCTAAATAAGACAAGGGGATTTTGATTGACTATTGACTATTGACTATTGACTATTGACCAAAACTACAAAAAAGCTTCGTCAACGGGTTCCCAAAGCTCAATTTTATTGCCGTCGTTATCTAAAATCCAGCCGAACTTTCCGTATTCGTATTCTTCAATTTCACCTACAACGGTAACGCCTTCTGCTTTTAAAATCTCCAATAATTCCTTCAGGTTCTCCACCCGATAATTAAACATGAAATCTTTTTTGGATGGCTCGTAATATTTGGTGTCTTCAGGAAACGGACTCCATTGCGTAGAGCAATCCTTACCTTTTTCATCCTTCCACCAAAAGGTGCAACCGTAATCGTCGGTATTAAATCCCAGATGTTTTTTGTACCACACTTTTGTGGCCTTGGGGTCTTTGGTTTTAAAAAACAATCCGCCTATGCCTGTTACTCGTTTTTTCATTGCTTGTCTTTAAAGGTT from Tamlana crocina includes:
- a CDS encoding TM2 domain-containing protein encodes the protein MSDEKNLGDDLNDMLGDAKEGAKKAANEAKETAAEFASNAKQTFDSTDNKKILAGVLGILFGGLGIHKFVLGYNKEGVILLIATILTCGVASIIGFIEGIIYLTKSDADFYNTYQVGKKPWF
- a CDS encoding sulfite exporter TauE/SafE family protein, which produces MSYLEILQSFHLSVWQWLAIGFAVFLLGLSKSGIKGIGIIIVVILAFVFGEKASTGVLLPMLIAADIFAVTYYFKHVKWDIIKKLIPWMIVGVLVGVWVGNDISELLFKRMMAVIIIVSVFIMFYTERRSSPKVPTSKWFGIIMGFLAGFTTMIGNLAGPISNIYFLAMRFPKNQFIGTAAWLFFIINVFKLPFHILVWKTVTTETLVLNSVLIPLVIVGFFLGARIVRLISNTHYRRFVFLVTALGGIIMLFR
- a CDS encoding VOC family protein, with translation MKKRVTGIGGLFFKTKDPKATKVWYKKHLGFNTDDYGCTFWWKDEKGKDCSTQWSPFPEDTKYYEPSKKDFMFNYRVENLKELLEILKAEGVTVVGEIEEYEYGKFGWILDNDGNKIELWEPVDEAFL